The Vicia villosa cultivar HV-30 ecotype Madison, WI linkage group LG1, Vvil1.0, whole genome shotgun sequence genome includes a region encoding these proteins:
- the LOC131643390 gene encoding glyceraldehyde-3-phosphate dehydrogenase, cytosolic-like — protein MASDKKIRIGINGFGRIGRLVARVALQRNDVELVAINDPFITTDYMTYMFKYDSIHGQWKHFKLKVKDSKTLVFGEKEVAVFGTRNPEEIPWGEVGADFVVESTGVFTDKDKAAAHLKGGAKKVVISAPSKDAPMFVVGVNEKEYKSDLNIVSNASCTTNCLAPLAKVINDRFGIVEGLMTTVHSITATQKTVDGPSSMDWRGGRAASFNIIPSSTGAAKAVGKVLPELNGKLTGISFRAPTVDVSVVDLTVRLEKNATYEQIKAAIKEESEGKLKGILGYTEDDVVSTDFVGDSRSSIFDAKAGIALNENFVKLVSWYDNEWGYSTRVIDLIVHIASVA, from the coding sequence AGAAACGATGTTGAACTCGTTGCCATCAACGATCCTTTCATCACTACTGATTACATGACATATATGTTCAAGTATGACTCAATTCATGGCCAGTGGAAGCATTTTAAACTTAAGGTCAAGgactctaaaacccttgttttcgGTGAGAAAGAAGTTGCTGTTTTCGGAACTAGGAACCCGGAGGAGATCCCATGGGGTGAAGTTGGAGCTGACTTTGTTGTTGAGTCTACTGGTGTTTTCACTGACAAGGATAAAGCTGCTGCTCATTTGAAGGGTGGTGCTAAGAAGGTTGTCATTTCTGCCCCAAGTAAAGATGCACCTATGTTTGTTGTTGGTGTTAACGAGAAGGAATACAAATCAGACCTTAACATTGTTTCCAATGCTAGCTGCACTACCAATTGCCTCGCTCCCCTCGCTAAGGTTATCAATGACCGATTTGGAATCGTTGAGGGTCTTATGACCACTGTCCACTCCATCACAGCTACTCAGAAGACTGTTGATGGTCCATCAAGCATGGACTGGAGAGGTGGAAGGGCTGCTTCCTTCAACATCATTCCCAGCAGCACTGGAGCTGCCAAGGCTGTAGGAAAGGTTCTTCCAGAACTTAACGGTAAATTGACAGGAATATCATTCCGTGCCCCTACTGTTGATGTTTCAGTTGTTGACCTTACTGTAAGGCTTGAAAAGAACGCAACCTATGAGCAGATCAAAGCTGCAATCAAGGAGGAGTCAGAGGGCAAACTCAAGGGTATTTTGGGTTACACTGAAGATGATGTTGTATCTACTGACTTTGTTGGTGATAGCAGGTCTAGCATATTTGATGCCAAGGCAGGAATTGCTTTGAATGAAAACTTTGTGAAACTTGTTTCTTGGTATGACAACGAATGGGGATACAGTACCCGTGTTATTGATCTGATTGTCCACATTGCTTCTGTGGCTTGA